TCGCAGTTCGGGGAACTGGCCCGGCAGGGCGGCCCCGAGGAGAAAGGAAGCCCCCATCCCGAGCCTAGGGCAATCCAATCCCATCCTTGTGTCTGCAGCCGCTGTCCAGAGCTTCCTTTGGGCTCCACGGAGCGCCTCGGTCTCTTGGCTGGCTGCCTGTGCCCATCTCTGGGCCTGGATCTACGGTAGTCTGTGGCTCTGCCTCCGCGCCGCTCTTGCTGCGGCTCTCGGTCCACCCCAGCTCTAGCCCGGGGCGGGCTGTCCGGCTGCCGCCCGGCCCCTGTCCTAAAGCGCCATCTGGTGGGCATATGGGGAGTTGCCACGGTCCCCGGACAGGGCTCGCTCCAGGTCCGTTCCTGGCCGGGAGCTGCGGAAGGTACCAAAAGGAGGGGACTGGAGAAGAGAGGCGGCCGTCGGCTCTGGGAACCTGGTGCTTCGAGAATgagtgagaggtggggtgagcggGTCCGCGCCTCCAGAGAGTCCAAAAGGAGCTCCAGGGGCAAATCAAAGTCCCCGGCGCGTTCGGACGGAGACAGGAACGTATTCAGTGAGGGTGACCAGGCTGCACTGCCAAGGGCCCTCCTGGGGGAGTTGCCCAGAGAGGACCCGGAGCTCAGGCTCCTTAACCTTTGCCCCTTAACCCGGGCGCTCACAGGTCTCCCCTCTGCTGCCCAGGCCCTAGAGCACGGAGCCCTTGGCCCCTCGACGGACCTTGTATGCCGGGCTGGTGCTACGGACTTTGGGGTCCAGGACGGCGAAGGAGACGACAGAGTGGGATTGGATGTGGGGTACTTCCCAAAGCAGAGAGGAAGGCAGGCTCAGAGTTTAAACCTCGGTTTCATCGAGACTCTGTCCCTTGAACCGTCCTATACCCGGGaaacgggggttgggggggggggtgggcggggaggggcCTGCAGCCGGGGCTTTCACCTGTGGGTGTCATGGGGAGCACCAAGCTGAACACGCCCCTCTGTCTGCAAGGGGTGGCCTGCGTGGACGTTCGCGGTAAGCTGCGGAGGCGGGTCCCAGTTCTGCGCCCTTGGGGAGGACAGGGCGGGGCCACTGATGCTCAAGATTTTCCACGGCAGCATTTTTGGGGGGTgggttggcgggggtgggggtaggggtagggggatGACTCGAGGGCTCGGGAGACTCGGATTGGCAGAAGAGGAAACGAGGTCCCCTAGGTCTCGCACTCCTCGCTGCCCAGCCGCTAGGGGTCTCACGGAGCCCCCGACACCCAGACCCCTAGCCTCCAAACTCCCCTGTGAATCACACTCACAATCCCACGCCGACACGTACAATTCCCTCTCACACCCCGCAGTCCCAACGCACAGGGCCTCGCGGGGACACACCAGCTCAGCAAGCCCTCCACACTCGTCCGCCGGGGATTCTGCCGTCTAGGGCGCCTGGTGCCAGGCCCTGAAGGGTTAAGGAGGCCTTGGGACACCGGAGCGGCGGGACGCGGGGCGCCTGGGCTAACTGGCGACCCCGGGAACAATGAAAGCTGGGAGGCGGGTGGCTTAATTGGGCCAGGGAGCGGCCTGGCCTTTGTCTGGGACTCGACCGCGCGGTTCCCGCAGCCGAACTCAGGCTCGCAGCTGGGACCCAGCGCAGAGGCGCGAGGGAGACTCAGGGAGGGGACTGTGCGGCTGGGGgtcaggggggaaggggggacgaCTCGCAAAGCTGCGCTCGGGGCCGGGGGCCTCTCGAGGCCTTGGAGTATCACTCCACCCCACCCGGGGCGCTGCAGCCACCACGCTGTGAGAACGCGGCCGCAAACTGGCCGCTCTGCCCGGCTTTGACAGCGACCCTCCTCCAGTTTCCCATCTGCCCGCGGGCCCGCCCGCGGCTCCGGGTCGGTGCTGCCCCCTGGTGTCAGCAGCTCGCTCCGCAGCCTCTTCCCAATTCTTCCTAGACGGGCTGACAGTGAGAAACCGGAAGAAACCAACGCGCCCCTCTTCGAATTTTAGAGGCGTTTTTAGCCCGAAGAGACCTCGAATAAACACACTGTACACAGAGGATTTTATTTGAGCTGAGAAAAGGGACTTTCTGCTCCACCTTGTTCCTGAACTGCCCGCCTTGCTGTCCTGCACGCCCGAAGGTCAGAGGCACGGAAGCCGGAGTGTCACCCTCCGAGAGTGGGACAGTGTTCTGGCCCTCCCACTGGTTCACTGGCTGAGCCCCTCGCCGAATTCAGCGTGACCTGTGGCCAGCTCCCTCCCTGGAAAAGGCAGACATGATTCTCTTCCTTGCAAATGTGTCGGCCCAAGAAGGTGTCCTGGGAGTTCGGAGGCCAATTCCACCTCctccttcacccttcctccatCTCACCATCCTTGATGGCCCTGGTGAACAGGAAGCCAGAGCCTCTCGTCCCCCAAAGTACCCAAGTTGAGCAGCCAGCTGGGCCAGGGTGTTATGGATCTCCAAGGCTTAATGAGGGAGGAACTGGGTTTGAAAGAGTGACCGCCCGTCTCCCATCCCTTCCACTGCTAGGATTTGGGGCTGGTGACACCTGTTGGCTGGGTGAAGAAGAGAGAAGATGCCGCCTTCATGGGATAGGGGCAGGAGGCAGCTGTCCTTGCAGACGTGGGCCACGGGGAAGGAGGCCTAATGGAGAGTGACACAGTGGAGCTCCCTGAGAGATCACCATCTGAACCCATTACTATACAAGGGGAAAGTGAGGCAGGAAAAGAATGAGCCTAGTGACCCTCACTCCCCACGCCCCCAAGAGGGATTTAGATGATTTCCACCGGAGAACTTTCAGGCTAGACTGCCACTCTAGTCAACAACCCTGATACGGAGAGAACGTTTCTTTTTGAGGTTCAggagacagagagatggaaaagGATTCTAGGGTCCGCGGTATATGGGGGACCATGGCCAAACCCCTCCTCCgaagggaaagagggagcagGGAGCACCCATCTTATCAGCCCCACCTACCCAGAGGCTCTGAAAGGGGGTGCAATTCCACTGTGGTGCCCCGGACTGGGAGCGGGAGGCCGGGCGCGGAGTGGCGGACAGAGGCTGGCGGCCAGCAGAGGGAGCCCGGCCCCCGGCCTGGGACGCGGACGCGCTGGGAGCGCGGGGGCTCGGGGCGGCTCGGCGCCTCCCGGCCCAGCCCGCAGCCCGCGCCGGCGCCGCCCGGCCTCGCAGCTCAGCTCGCCGCCCAAGCCTTGCAGCCGCCCCCGGGGAGCAGCTGCCGCCAAGCCCGGGGCGCCCAACCTTCGGTCCCCGCCTCCAGTCCCACCTGACGCGCTTGCGGCGCCCCTGTCCCGCGCGACCCACAGAGCGCACTGCGCCGTTCACTTCGCATTGTAGCGTTTTATTGTTTTCTCGAGTTTTTGTCGTTTCGTCTCGCTCCAGAGCGAAAAGTGAAAACCTGAGGTGGAGCCCGCGGGCCGGAAGAGCAAAGCACGGGCGCAGGGGCCGAGGGGCTGGCGGCGTGGGAGTTCCTCCAGGGATCGGGGCCCTCTCCCGCAGCCAAGGACACCCCCCAGCCCTGTACAATATAGATGctcatgtaaaatgaaaaaaaaaattaaatgctatgAGTTAATCTCTAAATATTATGTACACAGCAATGTACacttttgaataaattaataccAATTTGCATATTCTGGGAACCTTAAAGCTTATTTACACAAATTAccatttatttcataaatatcttttttttttccccctggggaCTCAAGGCTGAAGTGCCACTCCCTCTGCTGAcccaggggtgggaggggtgccTGTCTGGGTGAAGAGGTGGAAGGACTAAAAGAACAGGTTCTCTCAGCTCAAGTCTACACTGACTTGAATCTTCACTGACCCCAGCACCCCTCACCCCAGATTCTCAAGCGGTCCCAGCCCGAGGCTAGGGGTTCTGGGGCTCCCCCGCCTGACCCCTGCACCTTCTGGCTCCCGAAGAGCCAGCCTCTGGCTGGGCCAGGGACGAGGCCTCCCCACAGCGCTGGAGGACCCGGAGAGGGCCCCGCCGATGACACCTTGACACGGGAGCAGGCTTGGACCAAATCCAGTGGCTCCAACGCGACTGCGTTCCTGGCAGCCGGATTCCTTCTGAAGCCCAGGGAAGTGTCCCAGGCCCTGGCTGGCTGATCGGGGCTTCATTCCAGCTGCTGCAGCCcgctttttctcctttatttaaataaatacccATTCTGTGCTGTACATGTCCCAAGCAGCAGGGGCAGGCAGCTCAGGAGGCCTGCGCGGCAGCGGAGCAGCTGAGCGGCCCCCTCACTTGGGCGACTCCCTGCCGGGGGAGAGGGCTCGCTGGCTCTCCAGCCCACTCACCAGTCTCTGGATGCTCTGCAGTTCACTGGCTGCCTCTTTGGCTGAGCCGCTGGGCGACAGGGCCCCGCGGGGCGGGGCCCCCGCTTTGCGGAGAGCCAGCTCGGGCGGCGGGCTGGGCTCCCGGCTGTTGCCGCCTGCAGCCTTGGGGCCCTCGGCCGCCAGCCCAGTAGTGAGGAGGCTAGTGCTAGGTGGGATGGTGACTGGGATCTGGTAGGGGCTGAAGCGCAGGCGGGGCCGGGCACTGCCCAGAAAGGGACTCCGGGACAGGGAGCCTGCGGCAGCGGCGGCAGCAGCCGCAGCACTAGTGGCTGGCAAAGCGGAGGCCGCTGCGGCAGCAGCAGCCATGTAAGTGTAGGGGTAGGGGAAGAGGCCTCCGAAAGTGGGCATTGGGATTCcctggaagaaacagaacaaGACAAGGGTTAGGCATCCTGCCTGAGGTGTTTCTGCAGGTGATCTGGGCTCTGGGGGTGGTGCTACAACTGGAAATCCTTGCCCTACGGTTTTTAGGAATATGAGACCAGAGCTCACATGACTGTAATCCCAAAAAAGCACAGGTAGGCATGAGCCGGTATGCCTATGGCCAAACCCAGTTAGAAGGGGAGCTCGCTTCAGGTTATGATGCACAGACCTGGCGCCATCAAGCTCTGTGCCGGGTATTACAGTCCGAGTATGGGAAGGCCATTACAGGCAGCTGAACTAGCATGGGCCTTGAGGGAGGAAACAGGGCTGGCACAGGGCCAGGTGGCCAGCAGGCATCTTTGGCTGTGCTGGGAGGGAGGTTCTGCTCGCTTACAACAGTGTCCTCCCCAGCCTTTCTATCCGCAGGTGTCCCGCAGGGCTGGGGAAGCACAGGcgaggggtggggcgggggccgggggtcTTTGTAAATTCTCCCTCTGCCTGCCCACCTGCTCAGGGGTCTCCTGCCTGGACCAGGAGAAGGATACAGATGCCAATCAGTATATAAACTGGCCTGAATACAAAGAACTCCTGGCGGCACCTAAGTGGCAGCTGAGGAAGGAATGCAAAGTCTTTGCCTGTGGAAAGCACAGTAGCTGGGAAACCCTGGACAAACACTGCCTGAGTCCCTGAGGCCCGGCTTTTGGATTATCTGACCTTTGAGATAATGTTCACTCCACAGAGTATGTGGGtatggggaggagggcaggagctGACTGGGCTGGGCTTCCGGGGAGCCTCAGGCCTGGCTCAggcagggagaaggaagagaagtagCTTAGTCAGGAATGAGAAAATATCCTTCCTGAGAAGGTCAAGCCCTACTGAGCATTCAGACATGGTGTctcagaggaaggagggaggcttCAGATCTCCCAGGTTTTGGCTCTTCCTGATGGCCAGAGGTGAGCTATCCTGGCTTGAGAACGTAACCACTAGCAGTACACCAAGTGATGCCTCCTGAGTGCTGAGTACTCTTGCCCTGGCCTTGCACCTGTTGACCAGGCTGTGTCTAGAAGCCCTGACTTCCCTGTGACCTCTCTGATGCCCATGCTTATCACCAGAATTTGTCTCAGGAGGAGGCATCACATACACACCGACCCAAGGGTGCAGATTCAACCTCCAggccctgaactccattttctggAGGATTCCTTGCCAGCTCAGATCCCCAGATATGTGATGTTAGTGCCTCAAACACTCACTCCACACACCCCTGACGCTGAGCTCTATTTAAAACTCATTTCAGAATCCCCTcccccactttaaaaatatttgcttctgaaccaaaggaGCCTTCTCAGATCTGAACTCCTATTTTCCTTCCCTTAAGATAAGATCTCACGGGTTCAATTTGCCAGAAACCTCAGAGGGAGGAAAATGAATGTAGAGATTCCAAATCTTTCCACAGGGAATATTCCACCCAAGCAACCAAAGAGGCCGCTCTCCCCATCAGATCTTCTTATTTTGCTGCTGGCCACAGTTTCATAAACTTTCCCCTGGGAGCTCAGAATTTCAACTTGGGCCTGGGGAACCGAGCCCCTCGTCTCTGAGACACGTGGCTGGGAGAGTTGGGAAACCcggtgtgggggaagggagagcccAGTCCTTTGTCAGGTCAGAGGACTTCCTGGAGGGTCTGAAAGGGGCCAGAGacatctgggaggtgggtcatTTGGGTGGTCAATTATCCAGAACATATTGCAAATTTTCCTACTCCTTTTGTCCAGCCACCTTAACCTTTCAGGGACTGACAGTGAGCCAGGGATCTTTGTTCCCAAGAAAAATGTCCTGAGGCAGGCCAGGCAAGTGGACTTACAGAAGCCCAGGGCAGCCAGAGCAGAAAGAGTCTAACGGGTGCCACTCTATGCTAGGGTTATAGGGAAGGAAATAGGCCCAGAGAGGgtcagggacttgcccaaggtcacacaggagtCAGAAGCAGTGCCCTTGCAAACCCTGGACCTAACAATCCTAGTCTCCCTGAACCTAGGTGTGTTCCAGAGGGTCCACTGGGTCTCCCCAGGAGGGAGTCCTTGCCGGCTGGAAGCACTGGAGCGCCTATGGCATCCTCAAGCCCTACGCCTGCCTCCTCTGCCCACCTCAGTCCTCCTCCCTCCATCGTGCTGCCACCAGCTCACAGGCCTTACCTGAGATGCCAGCATGTGCTGGGAGAGGTGGAACGGGAAGGGCCCGGCGGTGCTTGCCGCGCTGGCCGCGGGACCCAGCCCGCCTGCGTCCAGCCCGGTGGCTGTCCCTGGCCCGCCGCCTCCTCCACTGCCGCCGCCTGCCACCGAGGCCAGTAGGTGGCCCATGCCCATGGCGGAGAAGGCGCCGGGGCCCATGGCGAACTGTCCCGGGTGCAGAAAGAGCGGCTGGCCGGCCCCCAGAGGCCCGAAGAACTGCTGCCCGTGCAGGTGGCCGGAGAAAGCCAAGCCCGGCAGGTGTCCGGCGCCCAGGGGGGACGCACTGTCTGTCTGCACCACCAGCGGCGCCAGGCCGGGCTCCTTGCTCTCGCCGGCCTCCTTGCGCCCCTCGTCCTTCCGCCGGGCTTCGGCGCGCTCCTTCTCTAGGCTCCGCAGGCCAAACAGGCCGTCCCCGCCGCTCTCGGCCGGCTCCTTGGCCCTCTCGGGGCTGCGCCGCTCCCGGGCGCGCTCGGGTTCGGTCAAGCGAGGGGGGCTGCCGCCGTCCAGGGCCAGGCTGCGGCCTAGCGCCTGCCCCGCGCGCTCCTCGCTCAGCCTCTCGGGCTCTGGGTCACTGTCCGCGGCGCACGACTTCTCCTCGGCTGCGGGGAGAGAGGACGCGCGGGGTTACGGCCCGGGAGAGACAGGCGCGAAGCCTCTCCTGGCGTCTGCGCCGGGCCGGAGAGACGTGCGAAAGCCTGCTCTCGGGCATGCCAAGTCGGAGGAGCTTCTAGATGCTCGTCGGGCTAAGGGCAGTTGTAGGTCACCTCATCCAAGACCCCTTATGTTCACTGGGAGAAGGTGAACCCGGTAGAGAAAACCTTACTGCCACAGAGTCACCCAGCGCCAGGGCCCTAACTCGGAGCCTAGCAGGATCTGCGGGCCACCTGGGACCGCCCTCACGGAGAGTCCTGAGTTAGAGGCCTCCCAGGCTCACTGCTGACGCTTCTCCCAGGCCTTAAGTTAGCCGGATGTTGAGCACCGAGCCACCTGGCGCCCGGTGGACaccctccccttctcttcccgGTCCCCTTCTCTTCCCCGTCAGATCCGCACCTCTAGTCCGGTGCAGGCGCAGGGGACTAGGCGCTGTCCCCGGGGAGGGTGGCGGTTCCCGCGCGGGGGGAGGGTCGCAGGACGAGGCGTCCGACTCGGCACCGTCGCGCTCTGGCTTGCAGTGCTCCTCGTACAAGCGCAACGACGGCAGCGTTAGCTGCTTCCTGGGGATAAGCGGACGGAGCGGGTCAGAGCGCAGCGCAGTCGCCCACCGCCCCATTCCATGTCCTGTTCCCCCAGGCACCGCCGCAGGGCGGTCCCGTGCACCCTCACCTTTTCTCCCGCCGGCCATTCCCGGTGTCCCGGAAGCCCTTGGCAAACGGGTTGTTGTCGATCTTAAGCTGCGTGATCTGCGGGGACCGAGGGGGCGGCGCCAGGTCAGGATGCGGCTCTTCCAGCCTGGCCTGGGGCACCCGGAGGTCAGCGGCTGCCCGCCCAGAGGAGAGCCCGGGGAGTGCACACTTGGTACCCGCCCACCTGGGATAGGACGCTCCAAGCCACAAGGCAAGGTGAGGCCGGCGGGCGGGCCTCGAGGAAAGCGACCTCCAAAAAGTTTATTCGAGGCATAATCCCTCAACTTGCACACACAAGCCCAAAGCTGTGCGTCCAGAGTCAAAATCCGTCCAAGCGTGCACACAGGCCCACGAGGCCACTCAAGTTAAACTAACCCGGAACCTGAGCAGGGCGCAGACGGCAGAGCACACGCAGGTCAGCAGACACACACAAAGTCAACCACGCTCACGGGCCGCGCACATGCAAGTACACACAGGCAAAACAAGTGCCCAGGAAACCAAACGAATTCACACGCCTCCACACGAATCTAAGGCACTCCAAATGGTGCACGCATATCCGCGTGGGACAGACACATCGGTTCACAAGGACAGAAAAAACGACCGGCAGGACACTCAGACACTGTCGTTCACCCGAGAGTGGTGCACACGGGCACAGGCCTAGTGGGGTGGTGCTTTGCCTCTCTAGAGAGAGGGTGTAGAAAGGCAGCACGCAGAAAAGGCCCTTTCACTTGAAGGAAAAGTCTCTAAGCACCTCCCAAGGGGTCCCGGGCCTGGACTGACCCAGAGAAGGATGGCGGGGTGGGGGCTGTCACCTGTCCCGCCCTCTGGCTCCCCCAGGAGAGTGAAAACTGGGCCCCCTGTTCCTAGCGTTGGGTTCCTAGCAGCAGGAACGCCTGGGCAGATTGCCTCTGGCGCCCTCTTTTCATTTAAATTCCCATCCCTGAGCCAAGAAATAAacgaataaaatgtaaaaatgtcagCACGGCCCGGAGTCTCTGCTAATTGCTAAGTAAATATCCCCACCCCTACGAGCGCCCAGCTGCTCATGTGCCCGGGGGAGCTCGTGGGTACATGTCGCGGGCTTGCGAGAGAGCCTGGGGGATTTCGGTGGCTGCTGCGCTTACAGACGTGAGGCTTGGTGCTCAGGAGTGGGCCGTGAGGGCGCGGGGGGCTGCGGGCGGGTGTGAGTGGAGGGCTGGAGCCTGCACGTGGGGGAGGGCGTCGGTGCAGGGGCTGGGCCCGCCACCCGACCCGCGCACCTTGTCGTTCTGGTAGGCAGTGACCGCGATGAAGTCGGTCTCGGGGAACACGTAGGTACGGAAGGTGCTGTAGGGCAGCTTCAGGATGTCGTTGGCTCGCACGATGTGGAAGCGCGGTTGGTACTTGTGCATGGAGTTCAGGATGGTCTGCGGGGAGGGCGTGGGTCAGCCGACAGCCCCCCCCCCACAAGCCTGTGACCCGAGAATTTCTGTTCTCTGGGGACCCGACCTCTTTccagctctctctgtctctctcagggTTTTGCCTTCTCCATTCCACCCCCCAGCCTTCCCCGTTTTCTCCTGTCTTCTCCGTTTCTTTTCGCTCctatattactttttcttttattttttctctcaattTTCTTCATCACAGTTTCTCTCtccgttaaaaaaaaatttaccccagttgaaaacagaaataaaacaaaataaacccccCTATAATGCCACTCTTAACCTCTCTTCCTGGGCTCACTGCTAAGCCCCTAGTAACCCCACGGAGAGAAGACTGGGACCTTCGAGGGCTCATCGACTGCCCTACCTCCGGACAGCAAGTCCCTTTTGCCCCATGAACTCCCCCCTCCCATTCGCCGGGGCCCTGGCTCAGGCAGAAACGGTGAGAACCCCAAACTCCCTCCTCCTGGTCGGGCAATCTGCCtgtgggaggagggaaaggagtctCAGAAAAGGTATGGAGGGGgctgttttaacttttaaatctCCTCGtttggggagagggatgggaaCCCGGGTCTTGCTCACGGGGAAGGGTGAGGACAAGCTGAGGTCCTGGGCAGGGCTTCCAAGTTCAGAACCTAAAGACCAGCGGCTGCACGACCCAGTTCCGGCCGCACCTGCCTCCCGCTGGACTCTAGGAGGGGCTTTGGAAGGCCTGACGAGAGCTCAGGCTGTGAGCAGCCTGGAGCTTAGCGGCCCCCAACCCCACCATTCTCCAGGCTTGCAGAGCAGAGCCCTCTGGGCCCAGGCCCAGCCGGCACAGGCCACAGGGCAGTGACCTGGGCAGGGGCACCCTGCCGGTTCGGCAAGCACTCCCCTCTGGGGAATCCCGcggtctcctctcctccccccactgcCTGCAGTGCCCGGTGCTCAGTCTCCGACCCCAATCTGCACATCCGCCCTGCACTCACGAAGCCGTGCTTGTCGGAGATGTTGTTGGTCAGCTTCAGCTTATGGAAGGCCACCGGCTTGGCCATCCACTGCTCTCCCGTGGCCGGGCTGTCCGGGTGGATGTACATCCGTTTGGGCATCTCGGGGTCGGCCTTGCCCGCCACCATCCAGCGCGAGTTATGGAATTTATACCGGCAATCATCAGCGGCCACGATGTCCATCAGCAGAATATATTTGGCCTTCTTGTCCAGGCCGCTGACTCGCACCTTGAAGGGAGGAAACATCCTCCTGCGAGAAAGGGAAAGATGGAGACGTCATGGGACCCGGCTCTCTGTCGGaggacccctcccccccccacacacaccattGCCTGGAGCTTCCCCACCTGTGTTCCTCTGTTGTCGCTGCTCTCCCCCTTATTACTGCCTGGGAGACACCACCTGCGGTTGTTATTCCTGGGAGACCCCATTTCTGCCTGTTAAGACCCTCTCCTATTTATAAGGCTTCCCATCGGCCCTATGCTCAGATCTAGTGACCCTCTTTCTCCCTCATCTGAGATGAAAGCTGAGCTTTCATGAAAGAAATCCAGGGCCTTTATAAATACACCCGCTTCTCTTGACTCTCCCTGAAATCCGTTCAGGGGATATATCCACTTGGGACCGAAGCTCTCATAAATAAATTCGGATGTTGTTTGTTTGGGGGAAGGAACTGGGTTACAGCGCCGAACAAGGACCCTGACCCTGAAGTTCGGGGGAAGAGGGTGAGCCTGAGGCCTGGATTCTCCGTATCTGAGTCAAAGGCTTGAGTGGTTGGGGACTGTAGTTTTCTTCCGGCCTTAAGGCCTAGGGCGGCGTGAGCGTCTGGAGGTCCTCGCTCCTCGGCGCGGACAAGGCTCCAGGCCGGGTCAGGCTGCAGCCGGGCCGGCTCGGGGCTCGCTGCCGAGAACGCAGCGACCGGCGGGAACCAGTGGGCCAGCCTGGGCCTAGCAGGGTGCGAGTCTCATTCTGGGCTCCAGGGTCGGAGGAGAGTGCGGGAGACGCTGCATCTGCCCGGAGCACCGAGCCAAACTCGGAGGCAGGAGAGCGAGGCCGCGGGGCTGAGGAGTTGCAGCCGAGACCGCTGGAGACCCGCCAGGGCCAAGCCGCGGGGCCTCCTCGGCTTTGGGACTCATAACGACTGGGGCTATTTTGCAGGAGCATATTTTCGTTTTCATTTGGGAGATTTCGAtgctttggtttaaaaaaattcgTTCGCTGCCAAATAAGAAAAGTCAACTTGGTTGTCTAATAAGCGTGGTGCGGGGGCCCGAGCGAGCAGGGAGCCGAGAGCGGCGGGCTCGGCGCTGGTGGGTGCTGTCGGGTGCCCCTCCCGCCCACCCGCGCGCCCTCCGGCCAGCCGGCCGCCCTACCTCCCGGACTTGGTGATGACCATCTCGGTGCCCAGCTTGTGGAACTGGTCCCACAGCTCCTTGGCCTCCAGCGTCACCTTGGGGTCGTCCTCCACCTCGTCCTCAGGCTCCAGGCTCTTAAGCGAGCGCAGATGCGCAGCGGGCGGATGCGGGCCCAGTGCCGAGACGTGCAGCCCCGCCtcggccgccgccgctgccgccgccgccgccgccgccgccgcccccgccaaGCCGGGGTCGGGCAGAGGCTTGGCCAGCGCGCCGGGCGGCAGTGCGAGTGCCGGGAAGAAGGAGGGCTGCGCCGCCGCCAGGAAGGCGGACATGGGGAAGTCGGCCGGCCGTGGCGCGTGAAACGGGTGGTAAGCCATGGCGCTGGCCGCCAGCGCCGGCTCTCTCATCGGGACATCCGGCCCAGGCgcccgggggccggggccgggggcgcGCGGCTCGGACCCCCGGCCCGGGCGGCGGCGCACGCGGAGGAAGGGCGACCCAGGTGGCAAGCGCGGTGGCAGCTCCTCCCGGTTCCCCGTCCGGCGCACGGCGAGGGACGCGGGGCTCTGGgcgcgggggcggcgggggctctgcgcggggctgggctgggctgggctggcccgCTCCGGCGCCGGGGACCACGCGCGACTGGTTAGATCTTGTCGTGatctctggaaaactgtgactATCTCACATGTCCTGCCCTGCTCGGATCCCCTGCGCTAACGAGCCAGGCCCCCCTTGATTGCTGATTTTACGCTTTTTGGACCAATTGTGGGTCTCCGGGGGCGGGGTTTTGACAGCTCAGGCCAAGCTCCGGCCGGGAGGGGGGGCCGGGGAGAAGGTGTCGGAAGCCTCAGCAGTAAGAAAACATGTcaacagaataaaatattaacCAATGACGGGCCAGCGAGCCCCgagacccctccccctgccccggcCCCCACCCCGTCGCCCGCGCCCGCGGCTGCCTGCGCCCGAACGGGAAAGCGCGGCGGGCCGACCCGACCTGCCGAAAGGGCCTGAGGCGGGGGGCGCCCGGGTCCCAGGGCTCTGGGGAAGGACCCCCCAGCCGCAGGCCGCCCCAAGTGCAAAGCATTGACACggcccagagaggagaggggGCGCCCTCCTTCTCCCGCGCCCGGCGGCCCGGCAGCTCTGGCCCGCGCCCCAGTTTGGCCTCCGACCCCGCTCCCGGCCGTGGCGCCGCCCGGGCCCCTGCACTCCGGAGGGAGGCTGCGGGTGCTGGAAAGAGAGGCCGGTGGGCGGGCGAGTCGGGAGGCGCTGGCTGCCGAGGTCCCGGAGCGGAACCCAGGTGGCGGGAGCTGGTGAGTGGAGCCGTTGCAGAGCCCTGGAGGGGCCGGCGTGGGCGGGAGCGGGACGCGGCCTTTCACTCGGGAAACGCGGGGACCCCTTAGCCTGAGCCTCCCCTCACAGGAAGACTCAGGAGGAACCGGGAGTTCCGGGAAAGCCCTGGACTCAGCCCAGTATCCGCCTGCGTCCCCGATCTAAGCAGAGCTCTCCCACTGCCGGGAGAGCGGGTCCTCGGGGCTGGGAAGGTGTGAGTGCACCTTCCGCCGAGCACAGGGCGGCAAGGCGCGGGCGGATCCAGCCCCCAGGTTCTTGACCCGCGACCCAACGAATTTTCGCCGCATCCGGTAC
This is a stretch of genomic DNA from Eschrichtius robustus isolate mEscRob2 chromosome 20, mEscRob2.pri, whole genome shotgun sequence. It encodes these proteins:
- the TBX2 gene encoding T-box transcription factor TBX2, translated to MREPALAASAMAYHPFHAPRPADFPMSAFLAAAQPSFFPALALPPGALAKPLPDPGLAGAAAAAAAAAAAAAEAGLHVSALGPHPPAAHLRSLKSLEPEDEVEDDPKVTLEAKELWDQFHKLGTEMVITKSGRRMFPPFKVRVSGLDKKAKYILLMDIVAADDCRYKFHNSRWMVAGKADPEMPKRMYIHPDSPATGEQWMAKPVAFHKLKLTNNISDKHGFTILNSMHKYQPRFHIVRANDILKLPYSTFRTYVFPETDFIAVTAYQNDKITQLKIDNNPFAKGFRDTGNGRREKRKQLTLPSLRLYEEHCKPERDGAESDASSCDPPPAREPPPSPGTAPSPLRLHRTRAEEKSCAADSDPEPERLSEERAGQALGRSLALDGGSPPRLTEPERARERRSPERAKEPAESGGDGLFGLRSLEKERAEARRKDEGRKEAGESKEPGLAPLVVQTDSASPLGAGHLPGLAFSGHLHGQQFFGPLGAGQPLFLHPGQFAMGPGAFSAMGMGHLLASVAGGGSGGGGGPGTATGLDAGGLGPAASAASTAGPFPFHLSQHMLASQGIPMPTFGGLFPYPYTYMAAAAAAASALPATSAAAAAAAAAGSLSRSPFLGSARPRLRFSPYQIPVTIPPSTSLLTTGLAAEGPKAAGGNSREPSPPPELALRKAGAPPRGALSPSGSAKEAASELQSIQRLVSGLESQRALSPGRESPK